TACTCGTGGGATCGCTGGCTTTAAATCTTCCGTTTTGTTAGATGGCGCCTTTATGGTGATGATTGATATTTTTGCGTCTGTCAGGTTTTGCTGATACACCAGATTCTGGTCAACTGTTACGAGAACATCAAATCCATGTTGGATCATCATAGTCAGTAATTCGCCATTCTGAACGCCATCCCATCCCAATTCATGAACCGATTGAACATCCAGTCCGGATTGTTTGAAATATTGATGGAGTGGACGGGGAATACATTCATCAAGCAGCGCTCGCATGATCTGTGATACCCTTAAAAAGTTCTTTCAAAACTGCCGTGACTTTTTCACGATTCACTGAAGGAAAATCGTTCAAGAAAGTATCAATAGTCTCTCCAGTGGAAAGGTAATCCGAAAGAGCCTTCACAGGCACACGAGTTCCCTTGAAAACAGGGGTGCCACCCATGATTTCGGGGTTAATCGTAATGTTGCTGTCAGTATGATCCATGTAACTATTCTAACGCTTGACTTGAGTGCAAGGCAACAATAATCGGCAGACTGGCGCACCATCACGGAGCAACCGCCCCGGCGTTTAGGATCTTACTGCGGATGATGATGGCCTGAACCCGTCCTTTGTCGATGGTTTGCTCCACTTCCACCGTCTCAGGCAATGCATCGGTAAATGCATCGATGCGGTTTTTGTAATCCCGCATCCAGACCATGCAGCGTGGATGCCGCTGCAGCCAATCGATAAACGCTGGCCATTCCTTGGATGAAAACACTTCGAGTTCTTCGCCATTCTGATCAAAGCTCACGGCATCCCAGCTATTGCGATGTGCCACGCAAGGGATTTGCTCCAACCGGGCTAATTGTTTTAACTCTTCACAATCTTCCACAATCGATGCCTGCCTTGCATACATCGGCACAGCCCGATGGTTCACCAGGCCGTTGACCATCAGGCAAGCGAATCCAAGTGCCACCCAGCGGAAGGAGTTCTGCATTTTCGATTGGATTTGCCAGCCGATACACCCTGCCCACACAACCAGCATGGTCAGGCTGAACTCATCGACCTGGAGAGTGCCTTCCTTCAGGTAGTAATACATGCCCACGGGAAGCATCGTGAGGATGAAGAGCATCATGATCAATGCAATCCCCAGCGTCCAGGCCCACGCATGAGCAAGCGTGGGTTTACTTATCAGGATTTGCAGTTGCGTTCCGATCAACACGGCCAGCATGGGTAATATCGGCAACAGATAGGTGGGCAGCTTGGCCCCGGCGGCACTAAAAAAGAGAAAGCAAAACAGACAAAAGAACACGACAAACCGCTCGGTGCCTGTCCACACACGCCAGCGACGAATCACAAAGTATAGAAGCAGTGGCCAGGGCAACAGTTCTATCAGCAGTGTGGGAATGTAGTACCAGATGGGCCGTTCATGATGTGCAGGATCAAGAAACCGCTGCAGATGATGCCGCAGAAAATGTTCACTGCCAAAGTGCTCGTTGGTACCAAGCATGACGAGGTACCACGGGCCTGCAAGCAACAGTGCAACGATTCCATAGATGGCTGTATCTTGCAGACGCAATGGCGTGGTGTTGCGATCAAGCCAGCGTAACGCGAACAGGCAGGGTGTCACCAATACCAAGGCTACCGGTCCCTTGGCGAGAACACCCAGTCCACACAGGAATGCCGAGAGCAGCCACCAGGCAGGGTGTCTGCCTTGTGCCAGGGCATGATGTCCGCTCAGCAATGCTCCCAGTACCAGAAATGTCAACACCCCATCGAGCAGCAGCATCCTCATCATGGCGGCGTAACCCAGCATGGAAAGCATCACGACCACGGTGCAGCCTGCAGCGGTGCGGTTGAAATATCGCCGTGTCCAGAAGTAGACCAGGCCCAATGTGAGGAACCCGGCCACTGCGGGAACAAGCCGGGCCGATGTGATGCTGATGCCGAATAATTGATAGCTGAAGGCAATGAGCCAATAGACCAGAGGTGGCTTGTCATTGTAGGGTTTGCCTTGCAGTTTGGGGGTGATCCAATCGCCGGTGCGGAGCATCAAACGGGGAATTTCTGCATAGCGTGATTCATCAGGTTCCAGCAGCGGGCCGTCGAGATGGTTGAACAGCAGCCAGGCTGCAAAAACCGCCAGAAGTATTACTTCCCACCAGGTATGCAACCACCTCTGCATCATCACCTGTCTCTTTTCTTGCGAGGGTATCCTGTTTTTCCCCCATACCAGTCCCAAAAACTCCGCAAATCGTCAATGGCTTCTTCCCCTGTCCCCCGCTAAAATTGCAGGGAATCAAACAATCACTCTTGACGAGGACACCATGTTGCGTCGCACCCTTTTACTCGCCATGCTTTTCTGGACCAGCATCGCAATCGCAGATGATGCAGGCAACAACACGCTCAGCAAGGAAGAAGCCCGCGAAGGATTCACCCTGTTGTTCGATGGCAAAACCATGGATCACTGGCGAGGATACCAGGCCAAGACCGTGCCCTCAGGCTGGAAAGTCATCAATGGCTGCATCGTTCGCGTCGGTGGCGGTGGCGACATCATCTCCAAAAAGGAATTTGGCAACTTTGAACTACGGCTTGACTGGAAGGTAGCTCCCAAGGGCAATTCTGGCATCATGTACCATGTGCTCGAAAAGGATGGCCTGACTTCCTACATGACCGGCCCTGAATATCAGGTACTCGATAACAAAGGCCACGCTGATGGCCGCAACAAACTCACCAGCGCCGGTTCATGCTATGGCCTTTACGCTCCGATGAAGGAAGTCTGCAATCCCGCTGGCGAGTGGAACCATGCCCGCATCGTCATCAAGGATGGCCACGTGGAACACTGGCTCAATGGCACCAAAGTGGTGGAGTATGTTAAGGGTGGCGACGAGTGGAACAAGAAACTCGCCAACAGCAAATTCAAGCAGTGGCCTGAATTCGGCAAGCCAACACATGGCCACCTGTGCCTGCAGGATCATGGCGACAAGGTGGAGTATCGCAATATCCGGATTCGCGAGTTGAAATAATGGTTTCTGGTTACCTTCTCCCCCTAGAGCATTTTCAAAAACCATCTTGCGCATTCAGGTAATACATGAAATACTGTGACGTGTCCATGTCATGGAGTCACAGATGAAAGCGTACTCGGTTGATTTACGTGAGCGGGTGTTGGCAGACTTTCAGGGAGGCATGA
This window of the Planctomycetia bacterium genome carries:
- a CDS encoding DUF1080 domain-containing protein — protein: MLRRTLLLAMLFWTSIAIADDAGNNTLSKEEAREGFTLLFDGKTMDHWRGYQAKTVPSGWKVINGCIVRVGGGGDIISKKEFGNFELRLDWKVAPKGNSGIMYHVLEKDGLTSYMTGPEYQVLDNKGHADGRNKLTSAGSCYGLYAPMKEVCNPAGEWNHARIVIKDGHVEHWLNGTKVVEYVKGGDEWNKKLANSKFKQWPEFGKPTHGHLCLQDHGDKVEYRNIRIRELK
- a CDS encoding glycosyltransferase family 39 protein; its protein translation is MMQRWLHTWWEVILLAVFAAWLLFNHLDGPLLEPDESRYAEIPRLMLRTGDWITPKLQGKPYNDKPPLVYWLIAFSYQLFGISITSARLVPAVAGFLTLGLVYFWTRRYFNRTAAGCTVVVMLSMLGYAAMMRMLLLDGVLTFLVLGALLSGHHALAQGRHPAWWLLSAFLCGLGVLAKGPVALVLVTPCLFALRWLDRNTTPLRLQDTAIYGIVALLLAGPWYLVMLGTNEHFGSEHFLRHHLQRFLDPAHHERPIWYYIPTLLIELLPWPLLLYFVIRRWRVWTGTERFVVFFCLFCFLFFSAAGAKLPTYLLPILPMLAVLIGTQLQILISKPTLAHAWAWTLGIALIMMLFILTMLPVGMYYYLKEGTLQVDEFSLTMLVVWAGCIGWQIQSKMQNSFRWVALGFACLMVNGLVNHRAVPMYARQASIVEDCEELKQLARLEQIPCVAHRNSWDAVSFDQNGEELEVFSSKEWPAFIDWLQRHPRCMVWMRDYKNRIDAFTDALPETVEVEQTIDKGRVQAIIIRSKILNAGAVAP
- a CDS encoding DUF5615 family PIN-like protein: MRALLDECIPRPLHQYFKQSGLDVQSVHELGWDGVQNGELLTMMIQHGFDVLVTVDQNLVYQQNLTDAKISIITIKAPSNKTEDLKPAIPRVLNAILSIAEGQTIQIEV
- a CDS encoding DUF433 domain-containing protein is translated as MDHTDSNITINPEIMGGTPVFKGTRVPVKALSDYLSTGETIDTFLNDFPSVNREKVTAVLKELFKGITDHASAA